The proteins below come from a single Aegilops tauschii subsp. strangulata cultivar AL8/78 chromosome 6, Aet v6.0, whole genome shotgun sequence genomic window:
- the LOC109749972 gene encoding zinc finger CCCH domain-containing protein 52-like isoform X2, translating into MSSSSAPRDDATMQPREEEERDAVIARRTERMAYSRELLLAVGSLEACKLLPADADLAKHPDDAALWVPSQTLAGGAPGGLGDPELPRRNREPEEFQAGAGSKSKPCVRFFSTAGCRFGSNCHFIHDIPAGSHAVAETSIPSGPAPAPAQDEEELVRLNPTPPPLVMDKPRPTGDHALRAPTPPNAAPAMSKITVDASLAGAVIGRGGATIREISRASGARLRIRDHERDAGLKNVELEGTPDQIRHASAMVWEHLPVLGGGRYNGVKTRLCAHFARGSCTYGDGCRFAHSESELRRPAPAPRDPCGW; encoded by the exons atgaGCTCGTCCTCGGCGCCTCGTGATGACGCCACTATGCAGCCGAG ggaggaggaggagagggatgCCGTCATCGCGAGGCGGACGGAGAGGATGGCGTACTCGAGGGAGCTCCTGCTCGCCGTCGGCAGCTTGGAGGCATGCAAGCTGCTGCCCGCCGACGCCGACTTGGCCAAGCACCCCGATGACGCCGCACTGTGGGTTCCTTCCCAAACTCTGGCTGGAGGTGCTCCTGGAGGCCTAGGGGATCCGGAATTGCCTCGGCGAAACCGAG AGCCGGAGGAGTTTCAAGCAGGCGCAGGAAGCAAGTCCAAGCCATGCGTCAGGTTCTTCAG CACCGCAGGTTGCCGCTTTGGTTCCAACTGCCACTTCATCCACGACATCCCGGCCGGCTCCCATGCCGTCGCAGAAACGAGCATCCCGAGTGGTCCAGCTCCGGCTCCAGCACAAGACGAGGAGGAGCTTGTCAGGCTCAATCCAACGCCGCCACCCCTGGTCATGGACAAACCAAGGCCCACCGGCGACCATGCACTCAGAGCACCGACGCCGCCCAACGCAGCTCCGGCGATGTCCAAGATCACCGTGGACGCGTCCCTCGCGGGCGCTGTCATCGGGCGGGGCGGAGCGACCATCAGGGAGATATCCCGGGCCAGCGGCGCCAGGCTGCGCATCCGCGACCACGAGCGGGACGCCGGCTTGAAGAACGTGGAGCTGGAGGGCACGCCCGATCAGATCAGGCACGCCAGCGCTATGGTCTGGGAGCATCTCCCGGTGCTCGGCGGAGGGCGATATAACGGCGTCAAGACCAGGCTGTGCGCGCACTTTGCCAGAGGATCCTGCACGTATGGCGACGGCTGCCGCTTTGCCCACAGCGAGAGCGAGCTACGCAGGCCGGCTCCTGCTCCTCGAGATCCGTGTGGTTGGTAG
- the LOC109750019 gene encoding zinc finger CCCH domain-containing protein 14-like has translation MVFLIVHVQYRRLPLWFQLPLHPRHPGRLPGRRRNEHPEWPSSSSKNNSTSGCPFGEGCHFLHYFPGGHQAVAKMSNLGGQAFAHPQGRMPTGSAVPDGHPTPTVKTKLCNKYNTAEGCKWGDKCHFAHGERELGKHTFINNSMPPHMGPRPTGHFPHRILYYRNRVMTDSFGVTVPEAFEAGAESKSKPCVRFFSTAGCRFGSNCHFIHDIPGGSQAVAETSIPSGPAPAPKIAESESFQTGVGSKLKPCTKFFSTSGCPFGEGCHFLHYFPGGHQAVAKMSNLGGQAFAHPQGRMPAGSAVPDGPLTPTVKTKLCNKYNTAEGCKWGDKCHFAHGERELGKHMFINKSMPPHMGPRPTGHFGPPAMPSPAMTIPAGFGASSTAKVSVDASLAGGIIGRGRVNTKQISRVTGAKLAIRDHESNEALKNIELEGTFDQINNASAMLRELFFRISGGANAPLPSENLAGGSHRAGGGG, from the exons TACCTCTGGTTGCCCCTTTGGCGAGGGTTGCCATTTCCTCCATTACTTCCCCGGTGGCCACCAGGCTGTTGCAAAGATGAGCAACCTGGGTGGCCAAGCATTTGCACACCCCCAAGGAAGAATGCCCACAGGATCTGCTGTTCCAGATGGCCACCCTACACCAACTGTCAAGACTAAATTGTGCAACAAGTATAACACTGCAGAGGGATGCAAATGGGGCGACAAGTGCCACTTTGCACATGGTGAGAGGGAGCTCGGCAAGCACACATTCATCAACAACTCCATGCCACCCCATATGGGACCAAGGCCCACCGGCCACTTTCCTCACCGTATACTGTACTATCGTAACCGCGTGATGACCGATAGTTTTGGTGTAACAGTGCCGGAGGCGTTTGAAGCAGGCGCAGAAAGCAAATCCAAGCCATGCGTCAGGTTCTTCAG TACCGCAGGCTGCCGCTTTGGTTCCAACTGCCACTTCATCCACGACATCCCGGGCGGCTCTCAGGCCGTCGCAGAAACGAGCATCCCAAGTGGCCCAGCTCCAGCTCCAAAAATAGCAG AATCGGAGTCATTTCAAACCGGTGTAGGAAGCAAATTGAAGCCATGCACCAAATTTTTCAG TACCTCTGGTTGCCCCTTTGGCGAGGGTTGCCATTTCCTCCATTactttcccggtggccaccaGGCTGTTGCAAAGATGAGCAACCTGGGTGGCCAAGCATTTGCACATCCCCAAGGAAGAATGCCTGCAGGATCTGCAGTTCCAGATGGCCCCCTTACACCAACTGTCAAGACTAAATTGTGCAACAAGTACAACACTGCTGAGGGATGCAAATGGGGTGACAAGTGCCACTTTGCACATGGTGAGAGGGAGCTCGGCAAGCACATGTTCATCAACAAGTCCATGCCACCCCATATGGGACCAAGGCCCACCGGCCACTTTGGACCTCCGGCAATGCCCAGCCCTGCCATGACCATCCCAGCAGGCTTCGGGGCTTCTTCCACAGCCAAGGTCAGTGTCGATGCGTCCCTCGCAGGAGGCATCATCGGGCGGGGTAGAGTCAACACAAAGCAGATATCCCGAGTCACCGGGGCCAAGCTGGCCATCCGGGACCACGAATCAAACGAAGCCTTGAAAAACATTGAGCTCGAGGGCACGTTTGATCAGATCAACAACGCCAGCGCCATGCTCAGGGAGTTGTTCTTCAGGATCAGCGGTGGCGCCAACGCCCCTCTGCCGAGTGAGAACCTGGCCGGAGGATCTCACCGCGCCGGCGGCGGTGGGTAG
- the LOC109749978 gene encoding zinc finger CCCH domain-containing protein 14-like produces MLPSCSTAGCRFGEDCLFTHDFPGGYQAVANLGSLGGEAPSQGEKELSEHLPQDNSAPPHIEQGTAGRHAPPLAPNPGKAAPAGFGAPATARITVDASLAGAVIGRGGATIRQISRITGARLCIRDHECDAGLKNVELEGTPDQIRHASAMVWEHLPVPGGGRYNGVKARLCAHFARGSCTYGDGCRFAHSESELRRPAPAAPRDPCGW; encoded by the coding sequence ATGTTGCCATCGTGCAGTACTGCAGGTTGCCGCTTTGGTGAGGATTGCCTCTTCACCCACGACTTCCCTGGCGGCTACCAGGCCGTCGCAAACCTGGGCAGCCTGGGCGGTGAAGCTCCTTCGCAAGGCGAGAAGGAACTTTCCGAGCATCTGCCCCAGGACAACTCAGCGCCACCACACATAGAGCAAGGGACCGCTGGTCGCCACGCACCTCCACTGGCGCCCAACCCCGGCAAGGCAGCTCCGGCGGGTTTCGGCGCTCCGGCGACGGCCAGGATCACCGTGGACGCGTCCCTTGCAGGCGCCGTCATCGGGCGTGGCGGAGCGACCATAAGGCAGATATCCCGGATCACCGGCGCCAGGCTGTGCATCCGTGACCACGAGTGCGACGCCGGATTGAAGAACGTGGAGCTGGAGGGCACGCCCGATCAGATCAGGCACGCCAGCGCTATGGTCTGGGAGCATCTCCCGGTGCCGGGCGGAGGGCGATATAACGGCGTCAAGGCCAGGCTGTGCGCGCACTTCGCCAGAGGGTCCTGCACCTATGGCGACGGCTGCCGCTTCGCCCACAGCGAGAGCGAGCTCCGCAGGCCGGCTCCTGCTGCTCCTAGAGATCCGTGTGGTTGGTAG
- the LOC120966326 gene encoding uncharacterized protein: MAGAADAGVCEVCFNHCKYESKGSGFSMLAWEFKNAGVVPCNERARFNNATREKVTFVANQRAYTVKCYKGRRKSAMYGRGWRKFYEDNNLGKGQMVVFYLDEPSPTASILWFQMGNGSEDEQPMEEGDPIEDSDFRKKWKDFAASRGLKVNTAVLIGFKSSERDDVHVLVILKKLG, translated from the exons ATGGCCGGCGCTGCTGATGCA GGGGTTTGTGAAGTTTGTTTCAACCATTGCAAGTATGAGAGCAAGGGAAGCGGTTTCAGCATGCTTGCATGGGAGTTCAAGAATGCAGGG GTTGTGCCTTGCAATGAAAGGGCCCGTTTCAACAATGCGACAAGAGAGAAGGTGACGTTTGTGGCAAACCAACGGGCATACACTGTAAAGTGTTACAAGGGTCGCAGAAAGAGCGCTATGTATGGGAGAGGTTGGAGGAAGTTCTATGAAGACAACAATCTGGGCAAGGGTCAGATGGTGGTGTTCTACCTGGATGAACCTTCGCCTACGGCATCTATTTTGTGGTTCCAGATGGGCAATGGCTCTGAAGATGAACAGCCTATGGAAGAGGGTGATCCCATTGAAGATTCAGATTTCAG GAAGAAGTGGAAAGACTTCGCAGCTAGCAGAGGACTCAAAGTCAACACAGCTGTTCTTATTGGCTTCAAGAGCAGCGAGAGGGATGATGTCCATGTCCTGGTTATCTTGAAGAAGCTTGGCTAG
- the LOC109749972 gene encoding zinc finger CCCH domain-containing protein 52-like isoform X1: protein MSSSSAPRDDATMQPREEEERDAVIARRTERMAYSRELLLAVGSLEACKLLPADADLAKHPDDAALWVPSQTLAGGAPGGLGDPELPRRNRAEPEEFQAGAGSKSKPCVRFFSTAGCRFGSNCHFIHDIPAGSHAVAETSIPSGPAPAPAQDEEELVRLNPTPPPLVMDKPRPTGDHALRAPTPPNAAPAMSKITVDASLAGAVIGRGGATIREISRASGARLRIRDHERDAGLKNVELEGTPDQIRHASAMVWEHLPVLGGGRYNGVKTRLCAHFARGSCTYGDGCRFAHSESELRRPAPAPRDPCGW, encoded by the exons atgaGCTCGTCCTCGGCGCCTCGTGATGACGCCACTATGCAGCCGAG ggaggaggaggagagggatgCCGTCATCGCGAGGCGGACGGAGAGGATGGCGTACTCGAGGGAGCTCCTGCTCGCCGTCGGCAGCTTGGAGGCATGCAAGCTGCTGCCCGCCGACGCCGACTTGGCCAAGCACCCCGATGACGCCGCACTGTGGGTTCCTTCCCAAACTCTGGCTGGAGGTGCTCCTGGAGGCCTAGGGGATCCGGAATTGCCTCGGCGAAACCGAG CAGAGCCGGAGGAGTTTCAAGCAGGCGCAGGAAGCAAGTCCAAGCCATGCGTCAGGTTCTTCAG CACCGCAGGTTGCCGCTTTGGTTCCAACTGCCACTTCATCCACGACATCCCGGCCGGCTCCCATGCCGTCGCAGAAACGAGCATCCCGAGTGGTCCAGCTCCGGCTCCAGCACAAGACGAGGAGGAGCTTGTCAGGCTCAATCCAACGCCGCCACCCCTGGTCATGGACAAACCAAGGCCCACCGGCGACCATGCACTCAGAGCACCGACGCCGCCCAACGCAGCTCCGGCGATGTCCAAGATCACCGTGGACGCGTCCCTCGCGGGCGCTGTCATCGGGCGGGGCGGAGCGACCATCAGGGAGATATCCCGGGCCAGCGGCGCCAGGCTGCGCATCCGCGACCACGAGCGGGACGCCGGCTTGAAGAACGTGGAGCTGGAGGGCACGCCCGATCAGATCAGGCACGCCAGCGCTATGGTCTGGGAGCATCTCCCGGTGCTCGGCGGAGGGCGATATAACGGCGTCAAGACCAGGCTGTGCGCGCACTTTGCCAGAGGATCCTGCACGTATGGCGACGGCTGCCGCTTTGCCCACAGCGAGAGCGAGCTACGCAGGCCGGCTCCTGCTCCTCGAGATCCGTGTGGTTGGTAG